Proteins from one Ananas comosus cultivar F153 linkage group 5, ASM154086v1, whole genome shotgun sequence genomic window:
- the LOC109711075 gene encoding uncharacterized protein LOC109711075 — MKCPSVACLWPSAPPPHRVTAAASASASASASAAAALYTGGSDGSLVWWDLSDPEIRPIGLLCGHAAPIADLAPCSPSAAAPSILSACSDGVLCVWSGGGRCRRRRKLPPWAGAPSLLAPLPLTPRRVCVVCSSADAAAPHPNEDGEEASTKRSTKCNVLIVDSCTLNVVQTVFHSYLSIGSPTAVAVVPAVEGNVNKKHDVVLVDGQGRIQLLAISESDHDGQSEIFSYCSSSSDLGSSLLGENSFDGAQAVALAGDGKLVALVFGSRCLFKSVADGAIIGEISLVGTSLYNEDSSSKVRLIGGIFLQDDDSETGNSSNGVIKTVALWNTNGAAVVFRISFSGVAFDFKPLCEIPSIPSSSEGKSSIHFCQLKGDLIQIVSNCVTVGKSSVWEPHVSRWSIQQLESTAFSKLLAEGSFSGEWPIKGRKNTDLCKRTVSSSMVLSEDFYAPYSVVYGFYSGEIEVIRFINLFPEVKSGIGGIYPHISEQFFSGHSGAILCLATHRMHAQSNEQNFSRVLISGSLDCTIRVWDFDTGNPLSSFHHHVAPVRQIILPPPWTNKPWNDCFLSVGDDGCVALVSLETMRVERMFPGHPSYPSMVAWDSKKGYIACLCRNLLSSHNAVSVLYLWDVKSGARERIIRGAASHLVFDHFCRGINKNSITGGILGGTTSASSLLLPVFKDKNNSQLKNSSVRNEKGTTGNFHRGKMDTIEFTSLAQSSKEKEPARDDFFRNSSTKIPSHKILQKKKLPIKCSCPFPGVASIKFDLSALMSPLIAMPNCDVKQLKAHHSDHESQEIPFEAGTSNDNSNVIDSPSKETLEGRLLRFSLCFLHLWGVDGELDKLLVDEMNICKPEGFHIAPGVVGDRGSITLMFPGMWATLELWKSSSEFCAMRSLTIVSLAQHIITLSHSCTTASSALAAFYTRNFAEKVPHIKPPLLQLLVSFWQHPCEHVRMAARSLFHCAAPRAVPCPLYKQKIKSSEFPSSPLNHVENLLPDMKNASLTDYLESERNTENLNRHESESSPILSWLDSFENQEWVSWIGATSQDAKASNIIVAAALAAWYPSIVKDELPNLVVNQLIKLLMSMNDRYSSTAAELLAEGMESTWKDCLGADIPKLTGDIFFQIECLSGSPASCVIWNPVVAVTIREALVDILLPTLAMADIVGFFGVIEGQIWATSSDSPVHLVSVKTLIRVVRGSPKTLAPYLDKVINYVLQTMDPSNLVMRKACLSGSMVALREIARVFPMVALNESLTRLAVGDAIGDIHTATIRVYDIESVTKIKILDASGPLGLPSLLEGASSTKIAIAISALSFSPDGEGLVAFSENGLMIRWWSLGTAWWERISRNSLVPVQCTKLIFVPPWEGFSPNSSRLSIMASIIGNGKQANSPDKLRELNDADNLKLLIHNLDLSYRLQWIGGRTIKLTRHGQELGTFQL; from the exons ATGAAGTGCCCCTCCGTCGCGTGCCTCTGGCCCTCCGCCCCTCCGCCGCACCgcgtcaccgccgccgcctccgcctccgcctccgcctccgcctccgccgccgcggcgctctACACCGGTGGATCGGACGGATCCCTCGTGTGGTGGGACCTTTCCGATCCGGAGATCCGGCCCATCGGGCTCCTCTGCGGCCACGCCGCCCCCATCGCCGACCTCGCCCCCtgctccccctccgccgccgcgccctcCATCCTCAGCGCCTGCTCCGACGGCGTCCTCTGCGTCTGGAGCGGCGGAGGGCGTTGTCGGCGGCGGCGAAAGCTCCCGCCGTGGGCCGGGGCGCCCTCCCTCCTCGCGCCGCTCCCCCTCACGCCGCGCCGCGTCTGCGTCGTCTGCAGCTCCGCTGACGCGGCCGCTCCCCACCCCAACGAGGACGGCGAGGAGGCTTCTACGAAGAGATCGACCAAGTGTAACGTTCTGATCGTTGACTCGTGCACCCTCAACGTAGTCCAAACAGTGTTCCACTCGTACCTGTCGATCGGGTCGCCTACGGCAGTGGCGGTGGTCCCGGCGGTGGAGGGCAATGTGAACAAGAAGCATGATGTAGTGTTGGTCGATGGGCAAGGGCGTATCCAGCTCTTGGCGATATCAGAATCCGACCATGATGGCCAAAGTGAGATTTTTTCCTATTGTAGCTCTTCTTCCGATCTCGGTTCATCTCTTTTGGGGGAGAATTCGTTCGATGGGGCTCAGGCAGTGGCGCTCGCTGGCGATGGAAAGCTCGTGGCGTTGGTTTTCGGATCTCGGTGTTTGTTTAAGTCCGTAGCGGATGGAGCCATCATTGGGGAGATCTCTTTGGTTGGTACTTCCCTTTACAATGAGGACTCTTCATCAAAGGTTCGGCTCATCGGCGGCATTTTTCTTCAGGACGATGATTCAGAAACTGGGAATTCATCTAATGGCGTCATAAAAACCGTTGCTTTATGGAATACTAATGGTGCAGCAGTGGTGTTTAGAATTTCCTTTTCTGGTGTTGCATTTGACTTCAAGCCTCTGTGTGAGATTCCATCAATTCCTTCTAGTTCCGAAGGGAAATCGTCGATTCATTTTTGTCAGTTAAAAGGTGATCTTATCCAGATCGTATCGAACTGTGTCACGGTCGGCAAATCTTCCGTGTGGGAACCACATGTCTCGAGATGGTCAATTCAACAATTAGAATCTACTGCTTTTAGCAAGCTGCTTGCGGAAGGGAGCTTTTCAGGTGAATGGCCaataaaaggaagaaaaaacaCAGATTTATGTAAAAGGACTGTATCTTCTTCAATGGTGCTCTCCGAAGATTTCTATGCTCCTTATTCTGTAGTTTATGGCTTCTATAGCGGTGAAATAGAAGTTATTCGGTTCATAAATCTGTTTCCGGAGGTAAAATCTGGTATTGGAGGCATCTATCCTCACATCTCCGAGCAGTTCTTTTCAGGACACTCGGGTGCAATTCTATGTTTGGCGACACATCGAATGCATGCACAATCCAACGAACAGAACTTCAGTCGAGTTCTAATATCAGGTAGCCTCGACTGTACAATCCGTGTATGGGATTTTGACACGGGTAATCCCCTTTCATCGTTCCACCATCACGTGGCTCCTGTTAGGCAAATTATACTGCCGCCACCTTGGACTAATAAACCCTGGAATGACTGTTTCCTCTCCGTTGGAGATGATGGCTGTGTGGCTCTTGTTTCTCTTGAAACTATGAGGGTGGAGAGAATGTTTCCTGGTCATCCTAGTTACCCATCCATGGTAGCATGGGATAGCAAAAAAGGCTACATAGCTTGTTTGTGTAGAAATCTTCTGTCTTCGCATAATGCCGTTAGTGTTCTATATCTGTGGGATGTGAAATCTGGTGCTAGAGAACGGATTATTCGAGGGGCAGCTTCCCATTTGGTTTTCGACCATTTCTGTAGGGGAATAAATAAGAACTCTATTACGGGTGGTATTTTGGGAGGCACGACCTCGGCTTCATCACTGCTTCTTCCTGTTTTCAAAGATAAGAACAATTCACAGTTGAAAAATAGTTCAGTAAGGAATGAGAAGGGTACAACTGGCAATTTTCACAGGGGTAAAATGGATACTATTGAGTTCACTTCTCTTGCTCAGAGCAGTAAGGAGAAGGAACCAGCTCGTGATGATTTCTTTCGGAATAGTTCTACGAAGATTCCTTCTCACAAAAttcttcaaaagaaaaagctaCCCATAAAATGTTCTTGCCCTTTTCCTGGCGTTGCAAGTATTAAGTTCGATCTTTCGGCTCTTATGTCCCCCCTCATTGCCATGCCAAACTGTGATGTTAAGCAGCTAAAAGCCCATCATTCTGACCATGAATCGCAAGAAATACCTTTTGAAGCTGGAACTTCTAATGATAATTCAAATGTAATCGACAGTCCTTCAAAAGAAACACTAGAAGGACGTCTACTTCGGTTCAGCTTATGCTTTTTACACTTATGGGGTGTTGATGGTGAGCTAGATAAATTGCTTGTTGATGAGATGAATATATGCAAGCCAGAAGGCTTCCATATAGCTCCTGGTGTGGTGGGGGATAGAGGTTCTATTACGTTAATGTTTCCTGGCATGTGggctactcttgag CTTTGGAAGTCTTCATCTGAATTCTGTGCAATGAGATCCCTCACCATTGTTTCTCTCGCTCAACATATCATCACTTTGTCCCATTCCTGTACAACTGCTAGCAG TGCCTTGGCAGCATTTTATACGCGGAATTTTGCCGAGAAAGTTCCACACATAAAGCCTCCTTTGCTCCAG CTCTTGGTGAGTTTTTGGCAGCATCCTTGTGAGCATGTCCGCATGGCTGCACGCTCTTTATTCCATTGTGCAGCTCCACGTGCTGTTCCATGTCCCCTGTATAAACAAAAGATCAAATCTTCTGAATTCCCTTCAAGCCCGTTGAACCATGTGGAGAATCTCCTTCCAGATATGAAGAATGCATCTTTAACTGACTATTTAGAATCCGAGAGAAATACGGAAAATCTCAATCGGCATGAATCTGAATCATCTCCCATACTTTCATGGCTGGACTCATTTGAGAATCAAGAATGGGTTTCTTGGATTGGTGCAACAAGTCAGGATGCAAAAGCCTCTAATATCATCGTTGCAGCTGCTTTAGCTGCTTGGTACCCTAGCATTGTGAAGGATGAACTTCCAAATTTAGTTGTTAATCAGCTAATCAAGTTACTTATGTCCATGAATGATCGATACAGCTCGACAGCAGCTGAGCTCTTAGCTGAGGGAATGGAAAGTACGTGGAAAGACTGTTTAGGTGCTGATATTCCTAAACTTACTGGAGATATATTTTTCCAAATCGAATGCCTTAGTGGTTCCCCTGCTAGCTGTGTGATATGGAATCCAGTAGTTGCTGTTACTATTCGGGAAGCTTTGGTTGATATTCTTCTACCGACCTTAGCTATGGCTGATATAGTAGGATTTTTTGGTGTTATTGAAGGTCAAATTTGGGCAACTTCATCTGATTCACCTGTTCATTTGGTATCAGTGAAAACTCTTATCAGAGTAGTCCGCGGTTCTCCCAAGACCTTGGCACCATATCTTGACAAG GTAATAAACTATGTTTTACAGACGATGGACCCTAGCAATTTGGTCATGCGTAAGGCTTGCCTTAGTGGCTCTATGGTTGCATTAAGAGAAATTGCACGTGTATTTCCAATGGTTGCTCTTAATGAATCTTTAACACGGTTGGCTGTTGGAGATGCTATTGGAGATATTCATACTGCTACAATACGCGTCTATGACATAGAAAG TGTGACCAAAATAAAGATATTGGATGCAAGTGGACCACTGGGTCTTCCAAGTTTACTTGAAGGAGCATCGAGTACAAAGATTGCTATAGCAATATCAGCTTTGAGCTTTTCTCCAGATGGAGAG GGGCTCGTTGCTTTCTCTGAGAATGGGTTGATGATCAGATGGTGGTCATTGGGAACTGCATGGTGGGAGAGGATCAGCAGAAATAGTCTTGTTCCTGTCCAATGCACCAAGCTCATTTTTGTTCCTCCATGGGAGGGCTTTTCACCTAACTCTTCTCGTCTGAGTATAATGGCAAGCATTATAGGGAATGGAAAACAAGCAAATTCTCCG GATAAGCTGAGGGAACTCAATGATGCTGATAATCTGAAACTGTTAATTCACAATCTTGATCTTTCTTATCGGCTTCAATGGATTGGAGGAAGGACTATTAAACTCACAAGGCATGGCCAGGAGTTGGGCACATTTCAGTTGTGA
- the LOC109711086 gene encoding LOW QUALITY PROTEIN: late embryogenesis abundant protein Lea14-A-like (The sequence of the model RefSeq protein was modified relative to this genomic sequence to represent the inferred CDS: inserted 2 bases in 1 codon) translates to MAQLVNKAKDFVADKVANVQKPEADLTDLSVKXFSGQLNVYNPYSHGIPICEISYSFRSAGREIVSGTMPDPGSLKGKETTRMEIPLKVPYDFLISIMKDARRDWDIDYELRVGLTVDLPIIGNFTIPVSKKGELKLPTLSDVF, encoded by the exons ATGGCTCAGCTGGTGAACAAGGCGAAGGATTTCGTGGCCGACAAGGTGGCCAACGTGCAGAAGCCGGAGGCGGATCTCACCGACCTGTCGGTGAA CTTCTCCGGCCAACTCAACGTCTACAACCCCTACAGCCACGGCATTCCCATCTGCGAGATCTCATATTCCTTCAGGAGCGCCGGCag GGAGATCGTGTCGGGGACGATGCCGGATCCGGGGTCGCTGAAGGGGAAGGAGACGACGAGGATGGAGATACCGCTGAAGGTGCCGTACGACTTCCTGATCAGCATCATGAAGGACGCGAGGAGGGATTGGGACATCGACTATGAGCTCCGCGTCGGCCTCACCGTCGACCTCCCCATCATCGGCAACTTCACCATCCCCGTCTCCAAGAAGGGCGAGCTCAAGCTTCCCACTCTCTCCGACGTCTTCTAA
- the LOC109711082 gene encoding serine/threonine-protein phosphatase PP1, with protein MPMDEVLLDDIIRRLLDARSGRTVRQVQLADAEIRQLCLASKEIFVAQPNLLELEAPIKICGDIHGQYSDLLRLFEYGGFPPEANYLFLGDYVDRGKQSIETICLLLAYKIKYPENFFLLRGNHECASINRIYGFYDECKRRFNVRLWKVFTDCFNCLPVAAFIDEKILCMHGGLSPDLKNLDQIRNIARPVDVPDQGLLCDLLWSDPDKDIEGWGENDRGVSYTFGPDKVAEFLQKHDIDLICRAHQVVEDGYEFFAKRQLVTIFSAPNYCGEFDNAGAMMSVDDTLTCSFQILKPADKKGKMGFGNSMLKPGTPPRKGGKG; from the exons aTGCCGATGGACGAGGTGCTGTTGGACGACATCATACGGCGGCTCCTCGACGCGCGCAGCGGGAGGACGGTGCGGCAGGTGCAGCTCGCCGACGCGGAGATACGGCAACTGTGCCTCGCGTCGAAGGAGATCTTCGTCGCGCAACCCAATCTCCTCGAGCTCGAGGCCCCAATTAAGATTTGCG GAGATATTCACGGCCAGTATTCAGATCTGCTTCGACTGTTCGAATATGGTGGGTTCCCACCAGAAGCTAACTATTTGTTCCTTGGTGATTATGTTGATCGTGGAAAGCAAAGCATTGAAACGATATGCCTTCTGCTTGCTTATAAGATTAAGTATCCTGAAAACTTCTTTCTTTTGAGAGGGAACCACGAATGTGCTTCTATCAACCGTATCTATGGGTTCTATGATGAATGCAAGAGGAGGTTTAATGTTCGCCTATGGAAGGTTTTCACTGATTGTTTCAACTGCCTTCCTGTGGCCGCTTTTATTGATGAGAAGATCCTTTGCATGCACGGGGGTCTATCTCCAGATTTGAAGAACTTGGATCAGATAAGGAATATTGCTCGTCCTGTTGATGTTCCTGACCAAGGTCTACTCTGCGATCTGCTGTGGTCTGACCCTGATAAAGATATCGAAGGGTGGGGAGAAAATGATAGAGGTGTTTCCTATACCTTTGGGCCTGATAAAGTTGCTGAGTTCCTTCAGAAGCATGACATTGACCTCATCTGCAGAGCTCATCAG GTTGTCGAAGATGGTTATGAATTTTTTGCTAAACGGCAACTGGTGACAATATTTTCTGCCCCTAACTACTGCGGCGAGTTTGATAATGCTGGTGCTATGATGAGTGTGGATGATACTCTAACATGTTCATTTCAAATCCTTAAACCAGCGGATAAGAAAGGGAAGATGGGCTTTGGGAATAGTATGTTGAAACCAGGAACACCTCCCAGAAAG GGTGGGAAGGGCTAA
- the LOC109710278 gene encoding anthocyanidin 5,3-O-glucosyltransferase-like encodes MGHLVSMIELAKLFARHGLSATVVIVDSPYNTGATAPFLSSASSSTDPSVSFHRLPPAQLAPSPSPHPEVLAFDLLRRSNPALLSFLRSLSPSPRALVLDFFCTDALDVAAELALPAYFFFTSGASALAVFLHLPFLHSHLPSSFKDMGDTPVAFPGHPDIPASHMPLPMLDRADDAYKGFIRPLRAGLCVPGRPVPPVYCVGPLTRGGKSTGHECLRWLDAQPRGSVVFLCFGSLGVFTAEQLREIATGLERSGHRFLWVVRASEDPHRLFTRPAEPDLGRVLPEGFVERTKERGLVVKTWAPQVEVLRHAATGGFVTHCGWNSVLEGICAGAAMIAWPLYAEQRMNKVVMVEEWGLGLGIEGYDREEGVVGAAEVERKVLLRTWIAGEVSP; translated from the exons ATGGGCCACCTCGTCTCCATGATCGAGCTCGCCAAGCTCTTCGCCCGCCACGGCCTCTCCGCCACCGTCGTCATCGTCGACTCCCCCTACAACACCGGCGCCACCGCCCCCttcctctcctccgcctcctcctccaccgacCCCTCCGTCTCCTTCCACCGCCTCCCCCCTGCCCAGCTCGCCCCGAGCCCTTCACCCCACCCCGAAGTCCTCGCCTtcgacctcctccgccgctccaACCccgccctcctctccttcctccgctctctctccccctcgcCCCGCGCCCTCGTCCTCGACTTCTTCTGCACGGACGCCCTCGACGTCGCCGCCGAGCTCGCCCTCCCCGCCTACTTCTTCTTCACCTCCGGCGCCTCCGCCCTCGCCGTGTTCCTCCACCTCCCCTTCCTCCACTCCCACCTCCCCTCCAGCTTCAAGGACATGG GCGACACTCCTGTCGCTTTTCCTGGCCACCCCGACATCCCCGCCTCGCACATGCCCCTCCCCATGCTCGACCGCGCGGACGACGCGTACAAGGGCTTCATACGCCCCCTCCGGGCCGGGCTCTGCGTCCCGGGCCGGCCCGTGCCCCCGGTCTACTGCGTCGGGCCGCTGACGCGCGGCGGTAAGAGCACCGGGCACGAGTGCCTACGGTGGCTGGACGCGCAGCCCCGCGGCAGCGTCGTGTTCCTCTGCTTCGGGAGCCTCGGCGTGTTCACCGCGGAGCAGCTCAGGGAGATCGCGACGGGGCTGGAGCGGAGCGGGCACCGGTTCCTATGGGTGGTGCGGGCGAGCGAGGACCCGCACCGGCTTTTCACGAGGCCGGCCGAGCCGGACCTGGGCCGGGTCCTCCCGGAGGGGTTCGTGGAGCGAACCAAGGAGCGGGGCCTGGTGGTGAAGACGTGGGCCCCGCAGGTGGAGGTGCTGCGGCACGCGGCGACGGGCGGGTTCGTGACGCACTGCGGGTGGAACTCGGTGCTGGAGGGGATCTGCGCGGGGGCGGCGATGATCGCGTGGCCGCTGTACGCGGAGCAGCGCATGAACAAGGTGGTGATGGTTGAGGAGTGGGGGCTGGGGCTGGGGATCGAGGGCTACGACAGGGAGGAGGGGGTGGTcggggcggcggaggtggagagGAAGGTGCTGCTCCGGACGTGGATCGCCGGAGAAGTATCCCCCTGA
- the LOC109711079 gene encoding ABC transporter G family member 4-like, with amino-acid sequence MAAATTADDDQTPSPQSPLSPSPSSLPPSRKTYELTACSIYYAKPAAPSLSGFLLTRPCCRPAPPPDYILRDVSLTARPGELLAVVGPSGAGKSTLLDILSARTLPSHGLLLLNSLPLHPASFRKLSAHVPQLDSSLPLLTVSETFAFASSLLSPRNKSTTAADAVASLLCDLRLSHAAHTRVSGGLSGGERRRVSIGLALLRDPGVLLLDEPTSGLDSSSAHLVLQTLRAAAAARAAAVVLSIHQPSSRLLSSVDSLLLLSKGSVVHFGSLASLDAHLLSLGLSVPAQLNPLEYAMELLHQLPHPKPTTPSVSLPRKQEETKPASPSSTWETPAYSSSRAGEIGALYGRSWKVVYRTKQLLLTNFLEALLVGLLLGTLYINAGYGEDGARKRLGLFAFTLTFLLSATTETLPIFVCERPILIREASSTLVFLPYLLAVALLYSATVYFLAGLCAAPAAFATFVLIVWAVVLTANSFVLFVSSFAPDYIAGTSLVTVSLAGFFLFSGYFLTKESMPAYWVFMHYMSPYKYALDAMLANEYACAGERCFGWGDDGECAVKGRDVLEHRGLRAEERWTGLQVLVGFFVLYRVLYWAVLSRRASMSKK; translated from the coding sequence ATggccgccgccaccaccgccgaCGACGATCAAACCCCATCGCCGCAATCACCgctgtcgccgtcgccgtcgtcaCTGCCGCCGTCGCGTAAAACCTACGAGCTGACGGCGTGCTCCATCTACTACGCGAAGCCGGCCGCGCCGTCTCTGAGCGGGTTCCTCCTGACGAGGCCGTGCTGCCGGCCGGCCCCGCCCCCGGACTACATCCTCCGCGATGTGTCCCTGACGGCCCGGCCGGGGGAGCTGCTGGCCGTGGTGGGCCCCAGCGGCGCCGGCAAGTCCACCCTCCTCGACATCCTGTCGGCCCGCACCCTCCCCTCCCacggcctcctcctcctcaactCCCTCCCCCTCCACCCCGCCTCCTTCCGCAAGCTCTCCGCCCACGTCCCCCAGCTCGACTCCTCCCTCCCGCTCCTCACCGTCTCCGAGAccttcgccttcgcctcctccctcctctcgcCCCGCAACAAATCCACCACCGCGGCTGACGCGGTCGCCTCCCTCCTCTGCGACCTCCGCCTCTCCCACGCCGCCCACACCCGCGTCTCCGGCGGGCTCTCGGGGGGGGAGCGGCGCCGCGTCTCCATCGGGCTCGCGCTGCTCCGCGACCCCGGGGTGCTCCTCCTCGACGAGCCCACCTCGGGGCTCGACTCCTCCTCCGCCCACCTCGTCCTCCAGAccctccgcgccgccgccgcagcgcgcgccgccgccgtggtGCTCTCCATCCACCAGCCCAGCTCCCGCCTCCTCTCCTCCGTcgactccctcctcctcctctccaagGGCTCCGTCGTCCACTTCGGCTCCCTCGCCTCCCTCGACGCCCACCTCCTCTCCCTCGGCCTCTCCGTCCCCGCCCAGCTCAACCCCCTCGAGTACGCCATGGAGCTGCTCCACCAGCTCCCCCACCCCAAGCCCACTACCCCTTCCGTCTCCCTCCCCCGCAAGCAGGAGGAGACCAAACCGGCCTCGCCGTCGTCGACGTGGGAGACCCCGGCCTACTCGAGCTCCCGCGCCGGCGAGATCGGGGCCCTCTACGGCCGCTCGTGGAAGGTGGTGTACCGCACGAAGCAGCTCCTCCTCACCAACTTCCTGGAGGCGCTCCTCGTGGGCCTCCTCCTCGGCACCCTCTACATCAACGCGGGCTACGGCGAGGACGGCGCGCGCAAGCGCCTCGGCCTCTTCGCCTTCACCCTCACCTTCCTCCTCTCCGCCACCACGGAGACCCTCCCCATCTTCGTGTGCGAGCGCCCCATCCTCATCCGCGAGGCCTCCTCGACCCTCGTCTTCCTCCCCTACCTCCTCGCCGTCGCCCTCCTCTACTCCGCCACCGTCTACTTCCTCGCCGGCCTCtgcgccgcccccgccgcgtTCGCCACCTTCGTCCTCATCGTCTGGGCCGTCGTTCTCACCGCCAACTCCTTCGTCCTCTTCGTGAGCTCCTTCGCCCCCGACTACATAGCGGGCACCTCGCTGGTCACGGTGTCCCTCGCGgggttcttcctcttctccggGTACTTCCTCACGAAGGAGAGCATGCCCGCGTACTGGGTGTTCATGCACTACATGTCGCCGTACAAGTACGCCCTGGACGCCATGCTCGCGAACGAGTACGCTTGCGCGGGGGAGAGGTGCTTCGGGTGGGGGGACGACGGGGAGTGCGCGGTGAAGGGGAGGGACGTGCTGGAGCACAGGGGCCTCAGGGCGGAGGAGAGATGGACGGGGTTGCAGGTGCTCGTGGGCTTCTTCGTGCTTTATCGGGTGCTCTACTGGGCGGTGCTTAGCCGGAGAGCCTCCATGTCCAAGAAGTGA